A region of the Pseudarthrobacter sp. MM222 genome:
ATGACAGTAGACGAAGCCAACCAAGCCAACACTGTCGGAAGTTCCTGGCGGCGGGTAGTGAGTCTCCTCGAGAACGACCACCGTGTAACACCTCGGCAGCGCGGCTTTGTCATCCTCGCCCAGGCGCAGGGACTGATCGGTTCGACCCTCCTGGTAGCGGTTCCGAATGAGCTGACCCGTGAGGTACTCCAGACCCAGGTGAAGGAAGCCCTCGACGACGCCCTCCGCAACGTATTCTCGGATGAGATCCGCTGCGCCATCGATGTCGACACCGATCTGGTTCCGTTGCACACCGAGCCGGAGCCCGCCGTCGAACTCACCCTTGCGGCCGACCCGACCGTCGAACTGAAGCCGCAGCCGATGCTGCCAAGCACTTCCCACGAATTTGGCCGGCTCAATCCGAAGTATGTCTTCGACACCTTCGTGATCGGTTCGTCCAACCGGTTCGCCCACGCCGCTGCCGTGGCAGTGGCCGAGGCGCCGGCCAAGGCCTACAACCCGCTTTTCATCTACGGCGACTCGGGCCTGGGCAAGACCCACCTGTTGCACGCGATCGGGCATTACGCCCGACGGCTCTACAGCGGCATCCGGGTCCGGTATGTGAACTCCGAGGAATTCACCAACGACTTCATCAACTCCATCCGCGACGATGAGGGCACCAGCTTCAAGACCACCTACCGCAACGTCGACGTGCTGCTGATCGATGACATCCAGTTCCTGGCCGGCAAGGACCGGACGCTGGAGGAGTTCTTCCACACGTTCAACGCCCTGCACAACAACAACAAGCAGGTCGTCATCACCTCGGACCAGCCGCCCAAGCTGCTGGCCGGCTTCGAGGACCGGATGAAATCACGCTTCGAGTGGGGCCTGCTGACCGACATCCAGCCGCCGGAACTTGAGACCCGTATCGCCATCCTCCGGAAAAAGGCCCTCAGCGAAGGCCTGTCCGCCCCGGACGACGCCTTGGAGTACATTGCCTCGAAGATTTCCAGCAACATCCGCGAACTCGAAGGGGCCCTGATCCGCGTCACGGCCTTTGCCAGCCTGAACCGCCAGCCCGTCGACGTGGCCCTGGCCGAGATGGTGCTCAAGGACCTCATCACCGATGACGGAGCCCAGGAAATTACCTCGGCGCAGATCCTCACCCAGACGGCCGACTACTTCAAGCTCAGCATGGAAGAGCTCTGC
Encoded here:
- the dnaA gene encoding chromosomal replication initiator protein DnaA, translating into MTVDEANQANTVGSSWRRVVSLLENDHRVTPRQRGFVILAQAQGLIGSTLLVAVPNELTREVLQTQVKEALDDALRNVFSDEIRCAIDVDTDLVPLHTEPEPAVELTLAADPTVELKPQPMLPSTSHEFGRLNPKYVFDTFVIGSSNRFAHAAAVAVAEAPAKAYNPLFIYGDSGLGKTHLLHAIGHYARRLYSGIRVRYVNSEEFTNDFINSIRDDEGTSFKTTYRNVDVLLIDDIQFLAGKDRTLEEFFHTFNALHNNNKQVVITSDQPPKLLAGFEDRMKSRFEWGLLTDIQPPELETRIAILRKKALSEGLSAPDDALEYIASKISSNIRELEGALIRVTAFASLNRQPVDVALAEMVLKDLITDDGAQEITSAQILTQTADYFKLSMEELCSKSRTRTLVTARQIAMYLCRELTDMSLPKIGQELGGRDHTTVIHADRKIRELMAERRVIYNQVTELTNRIKQQQRNS